The following DNA comes from Candidatus Scalindua japonica.
TGTTCACAATGATCCTGATGCTGCAGAAATATTAGAGCGATATGCGTATACAACAAAATTCGATGCATTGAATGGAGAAGCGAAAGAGGGATTAAATGGAGTAATCAGAATGTTGAGTTATATTCGTGGGGAAATAGAATAGGTGAAGTTAAAGTTAAAATTTACAGTAACTATTACAGTTCTAATCATCTCCATAGTCCTGATTTTGTCTGGGGCACTCTTGTTCCGATTCAGAACCTCAATGCATGAGGTATCGCAAAAGAGTTCTGAAATTATGGAGGATTATTTATTGGAACAATTTAAAGAGAGAGGGGTGATATTAACACAAAACCTTGCAGATAATCTCATAAATCCTGTTTATAAATATGACATGGAAACAATTTATGAAATTACACATGCGGCAAAAAAACAGAAGGATATCAAATATATTTATGTTTATGACAAAACAGGCAAAATAATACATGATGGAACAAAGGATATTTCTCTCTTTAATAAAAATTTTGATGAAATAAGCAAAACAACAGCAAGATCAAAAAGCCTTTTAATACAGTTTACGGCAGATATGCTGGATGTTTCTACGCCGATAATGCTATATGATGAACTACTGGGAGGGGTCAGGATTGGCTTGTCTTTATCAGGGATGAGAAGTAACGTTAGCAATATGACCAGACAGTTAGGCAATATAAGTGATAAATGGAAGAAACGTAATCTTTATGCCATAATTATTACCGCTTTAGGGTTATCTGTTTTTGGTTTTGTATTGGCATGGCTGTTAGGTTATAGCTTGATTCATCCTCTTATAAAATTGAGTAAAGCGGTGGAAAGAGTAGCAAAAGGTGATTTGTCCGGTAAAATTGAGGTTAAATCCAGAGATGAACTTGGTGATCTTGCTATTTCTTTTAACAAAATGACAGAAAATCTGAAAAAAACAACGGTATCCCGTAATGATTTAATAAATGAAATGAAAATGCGGGAAAAAATGGAAGAGGCACTCTTGCAATCAGAGAAATTAAAATCTATAGGAACAATTACTGCCGGAATATCTCATGAGTATAATAACATTCTTACCATTATATCCGGCACGGCACAGTTGATGGAAATGGATCACAAAAATGATAAGAAATTGGCGGAATCACTTGGTACTATCAAGAGGGCTACTGACGATGGTGCAGAAATATCGAGAATGATGTATAGATTTACAAAGGTTGATAAAGGTGTATCGTCTTTAGAGGTTCATCAGGCAACAGATTTATTAAAACAGGCGATAGACTTTACAATGCCAAGATGGAAGAGTATGGCTCAGGCTAATGGGATTAATTACCATTTGGATCAGGAAGATATGAAAGATGCTATATCCATATTATGTAATCCAACCGAAATAAGAGAGGTATTTATTAATATAATAAACAATGCTCTTGATGCAATGCCTGAAGGTGGTCGTCTTTCTTTTCGTTCGTGGAATAAAGAAAACGCTGCATTTATCAGCATATCTGATTCAGGTAAAGGTATGGTTGAAGAGGTACAGAGGAATATATTTGATCCGTTCTTTACCACGAAAAGGCCAGAAGGGACAGGATTAGGATTGAGTATCGTTTACGGTATAATAACCAGACATGGTGGTAAGATAGAGGTAGAAAGTAATGTTGGAACTGGCAGTACATT
Coding sequences within:
- a CDS encoding hybrid sensor histidine kinase/response regulator codes for the protein MEQFKERGVILTQNLADNLINPVYKYDMETIYEITHAAKKQKDIKYIYVYDKTGKIIHDGTKDISLFNKNFDEISKTTARSKSLLIQFTADMLDVSTPIMLYDELLGGVRIGLSLSGMRSNVSNMTRQLGNISDKWKKRNLYAIIITALGLSVFGFVLAWLLGYSLIHPLIKLSKAVERVAKGDLSGKIEVKSRDELGDLAISFNKMTENLKKTTVSRNDLINEMKMREKMEEALLQSEKLKSIGTITAGISHEYNNILTIISGTAQLMEMDHKNDKKLAESLGTIKRATDDGAEISRMMYRFTKVDKGVSSLEVHQATDLLKQAIDFTMPRWKSMAQANGINYHLDQEDMKDAISILCNPTEIREVFINIINNALDAMPEGGRLSFRSWNKENAAFISISDSGKGMVEEVQRNIFDPFFTTKRPEGTGLGLSIVYGIITRHGGKIEVESNVGTGSTFTLLFPVTVNKETSIKRQEQEIINKDLHVLIVDDEEPISRILDKFFSRNGNKVKVVNNGADAIELVNREDFNLVLCDIAMPDVFGYDVIKELNRLKKIPKIGIITGWEEKLKPIDEEGLKVDFIIKKPFDFSILEKKINAVIDSRK